CATCGGTGTCCTTCAAACAAGCCGGAGACGAGGATCCAACGTGGGTCGTATTCTCTCATACCTGAGTTGGAGGGGGAAAGAAGGAACAGGCGCACGAGTTCTCTATCTCGTGCGCCTGGTAATTGGGAGGATAGGGCTACTTGATTGCCGCAAACAGCTCTTTGATTTCCGGAGTCTTGAGCTTCTTCAGGGCTTTGGCCTCGATTTGCCGGATTCGTTCACGCGTCACCGACAGGTTCTGGCCGACTTGCTCAAGGGTGCAGGGCTCATCGTGCCCGATTCCGAACCTGAGCCGGATCACGGTCTGTTCTCTCGGCGTCAAAGTGCCCAGGATTCGATCCAGTTGCTGCGTCATCTCGGTACGATGCACATGGGCATCAGGCGGTGGTACTTGGTGATCAGGAATCATCTCCCCGAACTCCGTATCACCGTCCCCGACTGGGCGTTCGAGTGCGACTGGTTCCTGAAACGCCTGCACGGTTTCATGCAACCGCTCCGGTCTCATCCGCAGCACGTTGGCAATTTCTTCTAGCTTAGCCGGACGACCGAACTGTTGCCCGAGTCGGCGCGTAACCCGGAGAATCCTACTGGAAGCCTCGGTCTGGTGGACCGGGATACGGATTGTCCGTGATTGATCAGCCAGGGCTCGCGTGATGCCTTGACGGATCCACCAGGTTGCATAGGTACTGAACTTAAAGCCTTTCCGGTGCTGATACCGTTCGGCCGCCTTCATCAAGCCGATATTCCCTTCCTGCACCAGATCGAGCAGGGTTAGCCCGCGATGGGTGTAATGTTTCGCGACATCTACCACCAGGCGGAGATTGCAACGTACCATCTCGTCTTTTCCTCGCTCCAAAACGAGCCGGGCGGCCCGAATTTCATCGAGCAAGGCCTTGAGTTGTTTCGTGATCGTGGCCGCCGGTTTCATCTCCCGGATCGCAGGTTTCAGAATATTCAGTATGGCCTGCTCGACTTTATCGAGCGCGGTGGCGGAAAACCCGCTGAGCCCGCGTGCGAGTTGAAGGGACTTTGTCGATTCCAGCAGAATGGGAGTGCGCTTCGCGCGCGCCATGACTTTCAGCGTCTC
The sequence above is drawn from the Nitrospira sp. genome and encodes:
- a CDS encoding sigma-70 family RNA polymerase sigma factor — translated: MEHEDLRTTESIDDQTATADVDTDDSDASDAMEAIGREAEVEAEPTEKDGKDLDAATLKTSSGASPFLLESLYFRSFGERALLTREEEITLAKRLDEGSRRIRVALRETLKVMARAKRTPILLESTKSLQLARGLSGFSATALDKVEQAILNILKPAIREMKPAATITKQLKALLDEIRAARLVLERGKDEMVRCNLRLVVDVAKHYTHRGLTLLDLVQEGNIGLMKAAERYQHRKGFKFSTYATWWIRQGITRALADQSRTIRIPVHQTEASSRILRVTRRLGQQFGRPAKLEEIANVLRMRPERLHETVQAFQEPVALERPVGDGDTEFGEMIPDHQVPPPDAHVHRTEMTQQLDRILGTLTPREQTVIRLRFGIGHDEPCTLEQVGQNLSVTRERIRQIEAKALKKLKTPEIKELFAAIK